In a genomic window of Ralstonia insidiosa:
- a CDS encoding YcxB family protein, protein MAVLHIVVRYLLIPNRGRRIYHQQKNLQREYQFSWDDQGVTVHAEGYLENLRWADITKAKENEAMVLLYRSDYNFSLFPRRCFSGAEEYAQFRSHLVPRLLG, encoded by the coding sequence GTGGCCGTGCTGCACATCGTGGTCCGCTACCTGCTCATTCCAAATCGGGGCCGGCGCATCTATCACCAACAGAAGAACCTGCAGCGCGAATATCAGTTTTCGTGGGACGACCAGGGCGTCACCGTCCATGCCGAGGGTTATCTGGAAAATCTGCGCTGGGCTGACATCACCAAGGCCAAAGAGAATGAGGCGATGGTGCTGCTGTATCGGTCTGACTACAACTTCAGCCTGTTCCCCCGGCGCTGCTTTTCTGGCGCGGAGGAGTATGCGCAATTCCGCTCGCATCTCGTGCCCCGGCTTCTCGGGTAA
- a CDS encoding metallophosphoesterase family protein, whose amino-acid sequence MRIAALSDIHGNLAALDAVLEDIHGQGVDLIVNLGDIASGPLQPSETVDRLMALNLPTIRGNHERQVLAGDPSRMGASDQYAFAELRPDQLAWFASLPELRYIEDDVLLVHGSAESDVTYFLETLWEKGCRAATHDEVLSRAVDADAKLVLCGHTHVPRAMKLTDGRFIVNPGSVGLQAYSDTHPFAHSIEVGSPHARYAIVTQQADDWAVEFRAVEYAWDHAAELAEQHGRPDWAVALRTGRANV is encoded by the coding sequence ATGAGAATCGCCGCCCTCTCCGATATTCACGGCAACCTGGCCGCGCTGGACGCTGTGCTGGAAGACATTCATGGCCAGGGGGTGGATCTGATCGTCAACCTTGGCGATATTGCGTCCGGCCCGTTGCAGCCGAGCGAGACGGTCGACCGGTTGATGGCACTGAACCTGCCGACCATTCGCGGCAATCATGAAAGGCAGGTTCTCGCGGGCGATCCGTCACGCATGGGGGCGTCGGATCAGTACGCATTTGCCGAGCTGCGGCCCGACCAGCTCGCATGGTTTGCCAGCCTGCCGGAGCTTCGGTACATCGAAGACGATGTTCTGCTCGTTCACGGGTCTGCTGAGAGCGACGTGACCTACTTTCTGGAAACGCTTTGGGAAAAGGGCTGCCGCGCGGCCACGCACGATGAGGTGCTCTCCCGCGCTGTTGATGCCGACGCCAAGCTCGTGCTGTGCGGCCATACCCATGTGCCACGTGCAATGAAACTGACGGACGGCCGCTTCATCGTCAACCCTGGCAGCGTTGGGCTGCAGGCGTACAGCGACACGCATCCCTTCGCCCACTCCATTGAAGTGGGCAGCCCGCATGCGCGTTACGCCATCGTGACGCAGCAAGCAGATGACTGGGCCGTAGAGTTTCGCGCGGTCGAATATGCGTGGGATCACGCGGCAGAGCTTGCAGAGCAGCACGGGCGGCCGGACTGGGCTGTAGCGTTACGCACAGGCAGGGCGAATGTGTAG
- a CDS encoding DUF4272 domain-containing protein: MLNRLKTLLGGTKPTPADALLVNAYSTLTTLPAIDFPHQVQGQRDLGDPELKPHLDGFIGYVLSRGDGQMTRTRYHLMRHLQRVQQHVSLSISAADHAAFSRWAEQANAVAFMEDGSVRDPQGRILLNGAGQQDVEAQVPYPQSAWQRKARSEFLLAEHGIRVASSLPPLVSEPELQLRPAAEVAGRVMALLAVAARAESLNDPNSKPLTIDALRQRLAPAFSYLSPREQAYLQDDAPEEKATIQMVWRYESLALLEWALGLLPELPFPTGICDVPQVARNVLDIASEDWPAKVQLRPAAEILDALDLHYRLHWIKREAELGRQALPDGLVPGVILERHYALNWLVRFENADWDEVDTPS, translated from the coding sequence ATGCTCAACCGACTCAAAACCCTGCTTGGCGGCACCAAACCCACGCCCGCTGATGCACTCCTGGTCAACGCCTACAGCACCCTGACCACGCTGCCCGCGATCGACTTTCCGCATCAGGTGCAAGGCCAGCGAGACCTAGGCGATCCGGAACTCAAACCACATCTGGATGGCTTCATCGGCTACGTGCTCAGCCGTGGCGACGGCCAGATGACCCGCACGCGCTATCACCTGATGCGGCACCTGCAGCGCGTGCAGCAGCACGTGAGCCTGTCGATCTCGGCCGCAGACCACGCAGCGTTCTCGCGCTGGGCAGAACAGGCAAATGCCGTGGCGTTCATGGAAGATGGCAGCGTGCGCGACCCACAGGGGCGCATTCTGCTCAACGGAGCCGGGCAGCAAGACGTAGAGGCGCAGGTGCCCTATCCGCAGTCCGCATGGCAACGCAAAGCGCGCAGCGAATTCCTGCTGGCCGAGCATGGCATTCGTGTAGCGAGCAGCCTGCCACCGCTGGTGAGCGAGCCCGAATTGCAGTTGCGTCCGGCGGCCGAGGTAGCTGGCCGTGTCATGGCACTACTAGCGGTGGCGGCGCGGGCGGAAAGCCTGAACGATCCCAACAGCAAGCCGCTCACGATTGACGCACTCCGGCAACGGCTGGCCCCCGCGTTCTCCTATCTCTCGCCACGGGAGCAGGCATATCTGCAGGATGACGCACCTGAAGAGAAAGCCACCATCCAGATGGTCTGGCGTTACGAAAGCCTGGCGTTGCTCGAATGGGCGCTCGGCCTTCTGCCGGAGCTACCGTTTCCCACCGGGATTTGCGACGTGCCGCAGGTCGCGCGGAATGTGCTGGACATCGCCTCAGAAGATTGGCCGGCCAAGGTGCAGTTGCGCCCCGCTGCAGAGATCCTCGATGCGCTGGACTTGCACTACCGCCTGCACTGGATCAAACGAGAAGCGGAACTGGGCCGGCAGGCGTTGCCCGATGGCCTGGTGCCGGGTGTCATCCTCGAACGGCACTACGCGCTCAATTGGCTGGTGCGATTCGAGAATGCGGATTGGGATGAGGTGGATACGCCATCCTGA
- a CDS encoding DUF4291 domain-containing protein, whose protein sequence is MQYQPYLEQLQHWPSAGQHIMAQYDADSIYVYQAYKPSIAEYAVAHQAFGGDFSFSRMSWIKPNFLWMMFRAGWATKEGQEHILAIRLPRTFFDELLRTAVASSFAASDCATEEEWRAQVTHSDVRLQWDPDHDPTGRPIERRAIQLGLRGRTLERFGREVLLSVEDITPFVAEQREKATGDFQGLIVPAEASYIPGDSSAG, encoded by the coding sequence ATGCAATATCAACCGTATCTGGAACAACTCCAACACTGGCCCAGCGCGGGCCAACACATCATGGCGCAGTACGACGCAGATTCGATCTACGTCTACCAAGCCTACAAACCATCGATTGCCGAGTACGCCGTCGCCCACCAAGCCTTTGGCGGCGATTTCAGCTTTAGCCGCATGAGCTGGATCAAGCCGAACTTCCTCTGGATGATGTTCCGCGCCGGCTGGGCAACCAAGGAAGGCCAGGAACACATCCTCGCCATTCGATTGCCGAGAACATTCTTCGACGAGTTGCTGCGCACCGCGGTGGCATCATCGTTTGCCGCATCCGACTGCGCGACCGAAGAGGAGTGGCGTGCGCAAGTCACGCACTCCGATGTCCGCCTTCAATGGGACCCAGACCACGATCCGACCGGGCGCCCAATCGAGCGTCGCGCCATCCAGCTCGGCCTGCGCGGCCGCACGCTGGAACGGTTTGGGCGTGAAGTGCTGTTGTCGGTGGAAGACATCACGCCGTTTGTTGCTGAACAACGAGAGAAAGCCACGGGGGATTTTCAAGGGCTGATCGTGCCTGCGGAGGCCTCCTATATTCCGGGCGATTCTTCGGCAGGCTGA
- a CDS encoding DUF2242 domain-containing protein, producing the protein MPYRFRLLSASCAVAALLSACSSAPTPLYQQEQFDAAASPYSRTFHAKADATCEAARRALLSQGYVSTSPRADTIDGSKNFQPSNDSHVVIAFHVVCADANADGTSSTAYVNAVQDRYSLKKTSTSASVGLSILGSVSLPIGSGDDSMVKVASETIPAGVFYERYFNLVDHFLKIDPVRRDRAAVKAAEAAEKEHVAPLPEPAPTAQGEPMKMTTPVVPTPAAPPVPVEPPKATPAPAPSAAPASASAPVATPPAPEVKAHAESAPASTPAATTPSTMPTPAPASAPAATGGAN; encoded by the coding sequence ATGCCCTACCGCTTCCGCCTGTTGTCCGCCTCGTGTGCCGTTGCCGCCCTGTTGTCGGCATGCAGCTCTGCGCCCACGCCGCTCTATCAGCAAGAGCAGTTTGACGCGGCGGCCAGCCCGTACTCGCGCACGTTCCACGCCAAGGCGGATGCCACGTGTGAGGCCGCGCGCCGCGCGCTGCTGAGCCAGGGGTATGTGTCGACATCACCGCGCGCTGACACGATCGACGGCAGCAAGAATTTCCAGCCGAGCAATGACTCGCACGTGGTGATTGCCTTCCACGTGGTGTGTGCAGACGCCAATGCAGACGGCACGTCCAGCACGGCGTATGTGAACGCGGTGCAAGACCGCTACTCGCTCAAGAAGACGAGCACGTCGGCCAGCGTGGGGTTGAGCATCCTGGGCTCGGTGTCGCTACCGATCGGCTCGGGTGACGATTCCATGGTGAAGGTGGCCAGCGAGACAATTCCGGCCGGCGTGTTTTACGAGCGCTACTTCAACCTGGTTGATCACTTCCTGAAGATCGACCCGGTGCGCCGTGACCGCGCGGCAGTGAAGGCGGCGGAAGCGGCCGAGAAGGAACACGTGGCCCCATTGCCCGAGCCCGCACCCACGGCGCAAGGCGAGCCGATGAAGATGACCACGCCCGTGGTGCCGACGCCGGCGGCTCCGCCGGTGCCTGTGGAGCCGCCCAAGGCAACGCCTGCGCCGGCTCCATCTGCGGCCCCTGCGTCTGCATCGGCTCCAGTTGCTACGCCGCCAGCGCCGGAGGTCAAAGCGCATGCTGAATCCGCACCGGCTTCGACGCCTGCGGCAACCACGCCATCGACGATGCCGACGCCGGCACCGGCTTCCGCCCCCGCAGCCACAGGCGGCGCGAACTGA
- a CDS encoding DUF6697 family protein produces MFEQGKEYTREDIHVICGGNKQSHLPTKNGKVVAACLRPDLNPQAPDVIVCNSGAAARAAGRTLAHQAEAIPVFIELTTDRLRYVGQYKVAESLTTPLDCAPYARGTSFTSGQVSRVLKMQRC; encoded by the coding sequence ATGTTTGAGCAAGGCAAGGAGTACACACGTGAAGACATCCATGTCATCTGCGGTGGCAACAAGCAATCGCATTTGCCAACCAAGAACGGCAAAGTCGTGGCCGCATGCCTGCGCCCCGATCTGAACCCGCAGGCCCCTGATGTGATCGTCTGCAATAGCGGGGCCGCAGCCCGCGCTGCGGGCCGGACGCTGGCGCACCAGGCAGAGGCGATTCCTGTCTTTATCGAGTTGACGACGGACCGGCTGCGCTACGTGGGTCAGTACAAGGTTGCGGAATCGCTGACGACGCCGCTGGATTGCGCACCGTACGCACGGGGCACGAGCTTCACCAGCGGACAAGTGTCTCGCGTGCTGAAGATGCAGCGTTGCTAA
- the kdpA gene encoding potassium-transporting ATPase subunit KdpA, translating to MQAFIPPPHLLLYALFLGIVTLLVKPVGRYLVCVFNGQPTWLDRGLRPVERAIYRIAGVNPQQEMGWQAYATAFVLFSLLGTLFIYGLLLLQPLLQPGDPNYHPGPLGHLLAINTAVSFATTTTWQAYSGEAALSYLSQSLALTSQNFLAGAAGLAVGFAFIRGFGRSHSRTIGNFWVDVTRATLWVLLPISVMGALLLIALGVPQNWSPYTVARTLEGANQLLPQGPVATLEFIKNLGTNGGGYFGANGAHPYANPTGLTNFIGMLAIAVIPAAMTYAFGSVARRRAHGWMLYTVMAALFAVGLCVYDHAEQMGSPQLAAQGIDLRAGTDQAGGNMEGKETRFGIASSTLAAITTSNGATGSQNQSIDSNTPLGSAVLLVNMLLGEAIFGGLGTGLYSMVLTALSAVFVTGLMIGRTPEYLGKTVGPREVKLVGLYIVIGPVVILALTALAVVTSAGTAALSTNHGAHGFTTILFAYASCFVNNGQTFGGLSADAPFYHVTTLIAMLAGRFGLAIPALALAGRFANQGRRAISLGTLPTDGLMFAMALVGALFLIGVLSYLPALALGSIAEHLQMWS from the coding sequence ATGCAAGCCTTCATACCACCACCGCACCTGCTGCTGTACGCGCTGTTTCTGGGCATCGTCACGCTGCTGGTCAAACCAGTCGGCCGCTATCTTGTCTGCGTGTTCAACGGCCAGCCCACTTGGCTGGATCGCGGCTTGCGCCCCGTGGAGCGCGCCATCTACCGCATCGCCGGCGTGAATCCACAGCAGGAGATGGGTTGGCAAGCGTACGCCACGGCCTTTGTGCTCTTCAGCCTGCTCGGCACCCTGTTCATCTACGGCCTGCTCCTGCTACAACCGCTGCTGCAGCCGGGCGACCCCAACTACCACCCCGGCCCGTTGGGCCACCTGCTGGCCATCAACACGGCCGTCAGCTTTGCCACCACCACCACTTGGCAGGCCTACAGCGGTGAAGCCGCGCTCAGTTATCTGAGCCAATCCCTGGCGCTGACATCGCAGAACTTTCTTGCCGGTGCTGCCGGCCTGGCTGTGGGCTTTGCATTCATCCGGGGCTTCGGCCGGTCGCACAGCCGCACCATCGGCAACTTCTGGGTGGATGTCACACGTGCAACGCTGTGGGTGCTGCTGCCCATTTCCGTGATGGGTGCGCTGCTATTGATCGCACTGGGCGTGCCGCAAAACTGGAGCCCCTACACGGTGGCACGCACTCTTGAGGGCGCCAACCAACTGTTGCCACAAGGCCCGGTGGCCACGCTGGAGTTCATCAAGAACCTGGGCACCAACGGCGGCGGCTACTTTGGTGCCAACGGTGCGCATCCGTATGCCAACCCAACGGGGCTGACCAACTTCATCGGCATGCTGGCCATTGCCGTGATTCCCGCCGCAATGACGTATGCCTTTGGCAGCGTGGCACGACGCCGTGCACACGGGTGGATGCTGTACACGGTCATGGCGGCATTGTTTGCCGTGGGGTTGTGCGTGTACGACCATGCCGAGCAAATGGGCAGTCCGCAGTTGGCCGCACAGGGCATCGACCTGCGTGCTGGCACAGATCAGGCTGGCGGCAACATGGAGGGCAAAGAAACGCGCTTCGGCATTGCCTCTTCAACCTTGGCGGCCATCACCACCTCCAATGGCGCAACCGGCTCGCAAAACCAATCCATCGACAGCAACACGCCGCTGGGCAGTGCAGTGCTTCTGGTGAACATGCTGCTGGGTGAGGCCATCTTTGGCGGGTTGGGGACTGGCCTGTACAGCATGGTGCTAACCGCGCTGTCGGCGGTGTTTGTGACCGGGCTGATGATCGGCCGCACACCGGAGTACCTGGGCAAGACGGTCGGGCCCAGAGAGGTGAAGCTGGTCGGGCTCTATATCGTGATCGGCCCGGTGGTGATCCTGGCGCTGACAGCCCTGGCGGTGGTTACGAGCGCGGGCACAGCGGCCTTGAGCACCAACCACGGCGCCCATGGCTTTACGACCATTCTGTTTGCCTATGCTTCGTGCTTTGTAAATAACGGGCAGACGTTTGGCGGATTGAGCGCAGACGCGCCGTTCTATCACGTGACCACCCTCATCGCCATGTTGGCGGGGCGCTTTGGGTTGGCCATTCCGGCGCTGGCGTTGGCCGGTCGCTTTGCCAACCAGGGGCGTCGCGCCATCTCGCTGGGCACCTTGCCGACCGATGGCCTGATGTTTGCCATGGCGCTGGTCGGCGCCCTCTTCCTGATTGGTGTGCTGAGCTATCTGCCGGCACTGGCCTTGGGCTCGATTGCCGAGCACCTGCAAATGTGGTCCTGA
- a CDS encoding GNAT family N-acetyltransferase, protein MTAPTPDNPQPTLVGSNVELRPLQADHAAALVAAAADGELWNLKVTVVPGPDTVDGYIATALQGRQAGTVMPFVIVRRDTDQIVGSTRFWKIDRANRKLEIGHTWLSRSAQRSIINTEAKLLLLTFAFDVMQCVRVQFTTDELNEKSRAAILRIGAKQEGIVRHERIMPDGRKRNSVRFSIIDTEWPEVKAMLADKLARG, encoded by the coding sequence ATGACCGCCCCCACGCCTGACAACCCGCAACCCACGTTGGTTGGCAGCAACGTCGAACTGCGCCCCCTGCAGGCAGATCACGCCGCGGCACTCGTTGCCGCTGCGGCAGATGGCGAGCTGTGGAATCTGAAGGTGACGGTGGTGCCTGGCCCAGACACGGTGGACGGCTACATTGCGACGGCGCTGCAAGGGCGCCAGGCCGGCACCGTCATGCCGTTTGTGATCGTCCGGCGTGACACCGACCAGATCGTCGGCAGCACGCGCTTCTGGAAGATCGACCGCGCCAACCGGAAGCTCGAAATCGGGCATACGTGGCTGAGCCGGTCGGCCCAACGGTCGATCATCAACACCGAGGCCAAGCTGCTGCTCCTGACGTTTGCGTTTGACGTCATGCAGTGCGTGCGCGTGCAGTTCACCACCGACGAGCTGAACGAAAAATCCCGCGCGGCAATTCTGCGCATCGGCGCCAAGCAAGAGGGCATCGTCCGCCACGAGCGAATCATGCCCGATGGTCGAAAGCGCAACTCGGTGCGCTTCAGCATCATCGATACCGAATGGCCGGAGGTGAAGGCCATGCTGGCAGACAAGCTTGCTAGGGGCTGA
- a CDS encoding ATP-binding protein: protein MKTIRGYLLAWLIGGMLLCTFIAGVLLYNVVRAENRQLFNNQLKHIAGSLLIHLPPLTTEPGKPGTDESDAPDDGIVVQVWDTSGKLIYTSRPALIFPRYPDDGLKTVPFRGERWRVYGEARSGQFVQVAQPIGVRKALGLRLIWLALAPFFVLVPMLAAIIWFTVHRGLSPLRRTAASIEQRGPNALEPVETLALPRELRPMVDALNSLMKRLERELIWRQEFTAEVAHELRSPLTTLKLQLQLAERVQTDEQRVKAFAKLHARLDRATHLVLQLLTLARHERGLQDEDMRPVDLAKLAHQVVADFVPLAESKDIALTLDTTGDVPSRVQGDEDGLRTLLSNVVDNAVRYTAPGGRVEVAALWKDDAPAWRVVDSGPGIPWQERLRVFDRFYRLVDAATVGSGLGLAIVKNIAERHHATVALSDNPAGHGLVVTVAFPPVDRKAAEFPFADTAARRYVQD from the coding sequence ATGAAGACGATCCGGGGGTACCTCCTGGCCTGGCTGATCGGCGGCATGCTGCTCTGCACGTTCATTGCCGGTGTCTTGCTGTACAACGTTGTGCGGGCAGAAAACCGCCAGCTGTTCAACAACCAGCTCAAGCACATCGCAGGGTCGTTGCTGATCCATTTGCCGCCGCTGACCACCGAGCCTGGCAAGCCAGGCACCGACGAAAGCGATGCCCCGGATGACGGCATCGTGGTGCAGGTCTGGGACACCAGCGGCAAGCTGATCTACACGTCGCGTCCGGCGCTCATCTTCCCGCGCTACCCCGATGACGGACTGAAGACCGTTCCATTTCGTGGTGAGCGCTGGCGGGTGTATGGCGAGGCACGCTCAGGGCAATTCGTGCAGGTGGCGCAGCCGATTGGTGTGCGCAAGGCCCTGGGCTTGCGGCTGATTTGGCTGGCGCTGGCGCCGTTCTTTGTGCTGGTCCCGATGCTGGCGGCCATCATCTGGTTCACCGTCCACCGGGGTCTGAGCCCGTTGCGCCGCACCGCTGCGTCCATCGAACAACGTGGGCCCAATGCGCTGGAACCGGTGGAGACGCTCGCATTGCCGCGTGAGCTGCGCCCGATGGTCGATGCGCTGAACAGCCTGATGAAGCGCCTGGAGCGCGAGCTGATCTGGCGGCAGGAGTTCACCGCGGAAGTCGCGCATGAACTGCGTTCACCGTTGACCACGTTGAAGCTGCAACTGCAGTTGGCCGAGCGCGTGCAAACCGACGAGCAGCGCGTCAAAGCCTTCGCCAAGCTGCATGCCCGCCTGGATCGGGCGACGCATCTGGTGCTCCAGTTGCTCACCCTGGCGCGTCACGAGCGGGGTTTGCAAGATGAGGACATGCGTCCTGTCGATCTGGCCAAGCTCGCGCATCAGGTGGTGGCCGATTTCGTACCGCTGGCGGAGAGCAAGGACATTGCGCTGACATTGGACACGACGGGCGATGTGCCCTCCCGCGTTCAAGGAGACGAAGACGGTCTGCGCACGCTGCTCAGCAATGTTGTCGACAACGCTGTGCGCTACACCGCGCCAGGTGGCCGCGTGGAAGTGGCCGCGCTGTGGAAGGACGATGCGCCGGCATGGCGCGTGGTGGATTCCGGCCCGGGCATTCCGTGGCAGGAGCGCCTGCGCGTGTTTGACCGCTTCTACCGCTTGGTCGACGCCGCGACGGTCGGCAGCGGTCTTGGTCTTGCCATCGTCAAGAACATTGCCGAGCGCCACCACGCCACCGTTGCGTTGAGCGACAACCCGGCGGGGCATGGTCTTGTCGTCACCGTTGCGTTTCCACCGGTCGACCGGAAAGCCGCCGAGTTTCCGTTCGCAGACACCGCAGCACGCCGATACGTTCAGGACTAG
- a CDS encoding response regulator, giving the protein MRLLVVEDDPMIGEDLEEGLRQENYAVDWVRDGEAAVLALRQQVYDLLLLDLGLPGRSGSEVLKAYRDQGGDIPALIISARDTPADRVITLDAGADDYLIKPFDFGELMARIRALLRRRSGRRSATIAYGGLSLNPGTHEAHLRDQPLNLSKREFALLLVLMDARGEVVSRELLKEKLYDWDADIESNTVEVYIHALRRKLGRDVIKNVRGVGYKLTQAS; this is encoded by the coding sequence ATGCGATTGCTGGTGGTCGAGGACGATCCGATGATCGGGGAGGACCTCGAAGAGGGGCTGCGCCAAGAAAACTATGCGGTGGATTGGGTGCGCGATGGCGAAGCCGCGGTGCTTGCCCTGCGCCAGCAGGTGTATGACCTGCTACTGCTGGATCTGGGCTTGCCGGGCCGCTCCGGAAGCGAAGTCCTGAAGGCCTACCGCGATCAGGGCGGCGACATTCCCGCACTGATCATCTCTGCGCGGGACACGCCAGCCGACCGTGTGATAACGCTGGATGCCGGAGCGGACGACTACCTGATCAAGCCATTCGATTTTGGCGAACTCATGGCGCGCATACGCGCCTTGCTCCGTCGGCGCTCCGGTCGGCGCTCCGCCACCATCGCGTACGGCGGCCTCAGTCTGAACCCCGGCACGCACGAAGCGCACCTGCGTGATCAGCCGCTTAATCTGTCCAAGCGCGAGTTTGCCTTGCTGCTTGTGCTGATGGACGCGCGCGGCGAAGTCGTGTCGCGCGAGCTTCTGAAAGAAAAGCTCTACGACTGGGATGCCGACATCGAGAGCAATACCGTTGAGGTCTACATCCACGCGTTGCGCCGCAAGCTCGGGCGTGACGTCATCAAGAACGTACGGGGCGTGGGCTACAAGCTGACGCAGGCGTCATGA
- a CDS encoding FAD-dependent monooxygenase — protein sequence MHDVPIYDVVIAGAGPVGLFLACELSLAHLSVLVLEQAEDPHSPLKQLPFGLRGLSSPTLEAFYRRGLLDDVAAPQRAAVPATHWRQQTPRRGGPGGHFAGIQFFHDRVDESEWPYRLPSPAGTHMASDMAHIESVLATRANVLGVEIRRGYCVDDVAQTDTDVIVRAGGQTFRARWLVGCDGGRSAVRKAGGFEFVGTEPEFTGYSVVVELADPHTLAPGRQYTPTGMFTYQPPGTIAMVDFDGGAFHRTQPITQDHVQRVLRQVSGTAVTVTALKQATTWTDRAFQATTYRNGRVLLAGDAAHIHSPLGGQGLNLGLGDAMNLGWKLAATLRGDAPDGLLDSYEAERHPVGAQILDWSRAQVALMRPSRSTRALAAIMRDLIETRDGATYFAERVWGLSLRYEMGGSGGGHPLVGRSAPDFALADGTRLGERLRNAKGLLLDFDARAPLRALASRWHGRIAYVASDATDRLGLAAVLVRPDGVVAWAGEGAADQAALTQAVLQWFGAA from the coding sequence ATGCACGATGTACCCATCTACGACGTTGTCATTGCCGGCGCAGGCCCGGTTGGCTTGTTTCTGGCCTGCGAGCTGAGCCTCGCCCACCTCTCGGTGCTGGTGCTGGAGCAAGCCGAAGATCCACATTCGCCCCTGAAACAGCTGCCGTTCGGCTTGCGCGGGCTGTCGTCTCCCACCCTTGAAGCCTTCTACCGCCGCGGCTTGCTGGATGACGTTGCTGCACCGCAGCGCGCAGCGGTGCCAGCCACGCATTGGAGGCAGCAGACCCCGCGCCGCGGTGGCCCCGGTGGTCACTTTGCGGGCATCCAGTTCTTCCACGACAGGGTCGACGAGTCGGAGTGGCCGTACCGCCTGCCGAGCCCGGCCGGCACCCACATGGCCAGCGACATGGCGCATATCGAATCCGTTCTGGCCACGCGTGCCAACGTGCTGGGTGTGGAGATCCGGCGCGGCTACTGTGTGGATGACGTCGCGCAGACCGACACAGACGTGATCGTTCGCGCCGGCGGCCAGACCTTCCGTGCGCGTTGGCTTGTCGGGTGCGATGGTGGGCGCAGCGCAGTGCGCAAGGCAGGCGGTTTTGAATTTGTCGGCACCGAACCCGAGTTCACCGGCTATTCCGTCGTGGTAGAACTGGCCGATCCGCACACGCTCGCCCCGGGGCGGCAGTACACGCCCACGGGCATGTTCACGTATCAACCGCCGGGCACCATCGCCATGGTGGATTTTGACGGCGGCGCCTTCCATCGCACCCAGCCGATCACGCAGGACCATGTGCAGCGGGTGCTGCGCCAGGTGTCCGGCACCGCTGTCACTGTGACGGCGCTCAAACAGGCGACCACCTGGACAGACCGCGCCTTCCAGGCGACGACCTATCGCAACGGGCGTGTGCTGCTTGCCGGGGATGCGGCGCACATTCACTCCCCATTGGGCGGTCAGGGGCTGAATCTCGGGCTGGGCGACGCCATGAATCTCGGTTGGAAGCTCGCGGCCACCCTTCGCGGCGATGCGCCGGACGGTCTACTCGACAGCTATGAGGCGGAACGGCATCCGGTGGGCGCACAGATCCTGGACTGGTCGCGCGCGCAGGTTGCACTCATGCGGCCGAGCCGGAGTACGCGCGCGCTGGCAGCTATCATGCGCGATCTCATCGAGACACGCGACGGCGCGACTTACTTTGCCGAGCGCGTCTGGGGACTGTCCTTGCGCTACGAGATGGGCGGCAGCGGCGGTGGCCATCCGCTGGTCGGCCGCAGTGCACCCGATTTCGCACTCGCCGACGGCACCCGGCTCGGCGAGCGTTTGCGCAACGCCAAGGGCCTTCTGCTGGACTTTGACGCGCGTGCACCGCTGCGGGCGCTGGCAAGCCGATGGCACGGCCGTATCGCCTATGTCGCAAGCGATGCCACCGACAGGCTTGGCCTTGCCGCGGTGCTGGTGCGCCCCGACGGCGTCGTTGCCTGGGCGGGGGAGGGGGCGGCCGACCAGGCAGCGTTGACGCAAGCCGTATTGCAATGGTTTGGCGCGGCCTGA
- a CDS encoding isochorismatase family cysteine hydrolase has protein sequence MPTPTIVPSQTALLVMHYQTDIMGLFPSVAPTLLSNTRTLCDAARAKGIRIYFAKFHFSPGYPEVSLLNKNGQGVKQLRLFVHDRISPELGQQDDEPLVIAHRASVFYGTDLQVRLSAQGINTLIMVGVASTGVMLSSIAHASDADFRLFTVKDCCYDPDQVVHDHLFATAFESRTTVLSLVDALRLLE, from the coding sequence ATGCCGACTCCGACCATTGTTCCGTCGCAAACCGCGCTGTTGGTCATGCATTACCAGACCGACATCATGGGGTTGTTTCCGTCGGTCGCGCCCACGCTGCTCTCCAACACGCGCACGCTGTGCGACGCGGCACGGGCCAAGGGCATCCGCATCTATTTCGCCAAGTTCCACTTCAGCCCCGGCTATCCGGAAGTCAGTCTGTTGAACAAGAACGGGCAAGGGGTCAAGCAGCTTAGACTGTTCGTTCACGACCGGATCTCGCCGGAGCTTGGCCAGCAGGACGATGAACCGCTCGTCATCGCACACCGCGCCAGCGTGTTCTATGGCACCGACCTGCAGGTTCGGCTGTCCGCGCAGGGCATCAATACCTTGATCATGGTGGGCGTTGCATCAACGGGCGTGATGCTGTCGTCAATTGCGCACGCGAGCGATGCGGACTTCCGGTTATTCACGGTCAAGGATTGCTGCTACGACCCGGATCAGGTCGTGCACGATCACCTGTTTGCTACGGCTTTCGAGTCGCGCACCACGGTGCTGTCGCTGGTGGACGCGTTGCGGTTGCTGGAATAG